The DNA region AGCGGAGAGCCGAAGCCGGCAGGGGGAGCTGCTGGAGGAAAAGGCCTCGCCGCCTTCCTCCGCCCTTCCCCTTCCGGAGCCGTGCGCGCCAAAGCCGTGCGCCATGCCGCTGGATCACCGGCGAGTGCCGGGCCCGGAGGAGTCGCAGTCGCCGCTGCTGTACGTGCCCGGCGGCCAGAAGGCGAGCGGCGAGGTGGCCCAAGCCAACCGGGACCCCTCGGCCCTGCAGCCGCTCTTCGCCCGCGTGGGGCTGCTGAGCCAAGCCAAAGGCTCGGCCTACGTGGAGCTGGACGGAGGCACCAAGGTCCTCTGCTCCGTGGCCGGGCCGCGTGAAgtgggcggtggcggcggcggcgcgtCCGGCGCTCCGTCCGAACAGCGGGTCCGGCTGGTGTGCGACTTTCGCCGGGCGCCTTTCTCCGGCCGCGGCGCCCGCAGCCGCCCCGGCGAGAAGGAACCCGAGCTGGCCCTGGCGATGCAGGAGGCGCTGGAGCCGGCCGTGCGCGTGGCGCGCTACCCGAGGGCGCAGCTGGAGGTGAGCGCGCTGCTCCTGCAGGACGGCGGCTCTTCCTTGGCCGCCGCCCTTTGCGCCGCCGGGCTGGCTCTGGCCGACGCCGGCATCGAGCTCTACGACCTGGTGGCGGCTTGCGCGCTCAGCCGGCAGGCCGGGCCGTCGGGGCCCGAGTGGCGGCTTCAGCCCACCGAGCCCGAGGAGCGCGCCGCCTCCGCCCGCCTCACCGTGGCGCTCCTGCCTTCCCTCAACCAGGTCTCCGGCCTGCTGGGCAGCGGCGACGGCGGGCAGGCCGACAGCTGGGCTCAAGCCCTCCGCCTGGGCCTCGACGGCTGCCAGCGCCTTTACCCGCTGCTGCGCCAGAGCCTCCTGCGCGCCGCCAAGCGCCGGGCGCCAGAGCCGCAGGAGCCCGCGGAGATGGACACGGAGGAGACCCCCGCGGGGACGGCTTGACATTCGCCCTCGGGGCTTTTCCACGCAGGATCGTGCACGTCGGACTTCGATGATGGAGAGGGATGTGGAGCCAGAGACCTGCCTGATCCCCGTCGGACTTAATTTGGAAACTTTGTTCCCACCCTCCGCTTTGGAAGATGGGGTGATGGTGCCCTGGAACCTCAAAAGCTGTGGCTGTTTTGACTCTAATTTTGCacccttgactttgcttttctAAGTTGTGTAACCTGCGGCGTCTCCTGAACCCACAACCGGCGTCTCCTGAACCCACAACCGATGCCCTGTTTTCCTGCTGAAATATGACTGTGGGCGAGATGAGAGATTGTTGGTCCTGCGGAAGTGGCCTCTTGAACCCTGTTTGTTGATGTGATCTTTTGGGAGACTTGGGGAGTTTCTTGCAAGTTTAGGTTCAGTTGAAGTGATGGCCAAGTTTTCACCAGAAAccacaattcaattcaatttattacatttatatgctgcccttttcccccccgaaggggactcagggcggctcacaactcaaaccagggaaggggaatacagacaaaaatttaaaaaaaacaaagcataacaatacataatttaaaacacacgacagtcataccatttgagacgggggcaacagctctttagccccaggcctgtcggaacagccaggttttaagggctttgcggaaagcctggagggtggtggtggtccgaatctccacggggagttcgttccagagggttggagcagccacagagaaggctctcctccgagtggtcgccagtcgacactggccggcggatggaattcggaggaggcctaatctgtgggatctaatcggtctagtggaggtaattggcagcaggcggtctctcaagtacccacaaGTTAGCCACAATAGAGCTGAAAGAAAACCAGTGGGGTGATGTCTTAAGGGGCGCCATGGGGATTCAGGTTATGACATTaagccagaggtcttcaaacttggccactttaagacttgtggacttcaattctgggagttgaagtctacaagtcttaaagttaccaagtttggagaccccctccATTAAGCAATAACATGGCTTGTTTCATTCATTATGAACCCAGTGTAATCCAGTGTGGTTAACCATAATTTATTTCGTGCTTTGGACAGATACAGCCAGTAGCTTGTGTAAATGCAGGTTTTTAAAAGCCAAATGAATGTTGataccattttttttccattttcacacaataatttttaaaaaaatacccagtCTTGTTTATTTTGCATTGCTTTGTTTTTCCTGGCTCCTCCTGTCTAGGAAATAAGCCACATTgttatcttttatttcttgtttttgatCCTCGGTTGACT from Thamnophis elegans isolate rThaEle1 chromosome 14, rThaEle1.pri, whole genome shotgun sequence includes:
- the EXOSC6 gene encoding exosome complex component MTR3 — translated: MPLDHRRVPGPEESQSPLLYVPGGQKASGEVAQANRDPSALQPLFARVGLLSQAKGSAYVELDGGTKVLCSVAGPREVGGGGGGASGAPSEQRVRLVCDFRRAPFSGRGARSRPGEKEPELALAMQEALEPAVRVARYPRAQLEVSALLLQDGGSSLAAALCAAGLALADAGIELYDLVAACALSRQAGPSGPEWRLQPTEPEERAASARLTVALLPSLNQVSGLLGSGDGGQADSWAQALRLGLDGCQRLYPLLRQSLLRAAKRRAPEPQEPAEMDTEETPAGTA